The Endozoicomonas sp. 4G DNA segment CGTGTGCAAAAGCATTGATAAAGTCAGGCATCAAATCAGTATATGTTGGCATTATTGGTCCTCACCCAAAGAATAATGGTGCAGGAATCAAAATACTTGAAAACGCAGGAATAAAGGTACAATTAGGAGTTCTATCAAACCTTGTGTCTCAAGACCTCAGTAAATATTTAGCATCAGGCACATAACAAGTATATGGTGTCGCCCCTAAAGAAGCTGGACACCTACGGTGCCGCACATGTAGGCGTTAGGTGCTTAAAATCTTTCACAGTTAATCAGTAATCAAGTTTGAAGTAAGTGGTAAATGAGAGAAAGTCTAAAAGAAAAGATCATTGAAGTATTTGACAAGAAAATTGCTAGCAAAAGCGAAAATGTAGGGGTATCTTTCTATGCGTTTTTTGCAAATAAAAATGATAACCCTGAACTGCTCATGGAGGCAGCGGAATGGTGGATAATGACACATAAGCTTGATCACTTTGAAAAAGCAGTAAAAATAAAAGAGATAGTTCAATCCATTTAGAAAATAGAGTTTCGTATTAATCAGCGCATAACAAGTCGTTCAAATTCATTCCGCAGCTTTGCTACTCCATCGGACGCTCACTGCGTTCGCGCCGTTTAACTCTGCGTTATGTGAAAAAGAGGGTTCAAACAGTGATCCGTATTAAAGAAGAAATTAAAGCTCTTGATAAAAAGGATAAAGAAAAGGTCTTAGTCTATTTTGCATACCTAATGGATCAATTTATGCCATCTTCTGGTTTTACTGAGCCGCACTACCTGTTTATCGACAATAGCATTCTTCAAGATATAAAGAATAAAAGCAGTAGCCAGATTAGTTATCTAAGATATTTGTCTACTCTGATTTTTTCAGACTTTTTGTCGAGAAAAAGCAAGCTTGATATAAAGCTAGCAATAACGCCTGCGATTTTTTATGAATTTTCCGGAAGAAAATCTCTTGAGAATGAATATAAATACCAAGAGATTTTAGAGAAAGTTCAAGACAGTGTAGATATATTAAACATAGAAACATATACCATTGGATTTAGTTCATTTAGCGAAATTAATAAGCTTATTGACAAAGTTAAAATCGATGAAGAAATCATAATCTCTAAGATAAGAGATATCAAAAATACAGACTGGTCTGTTAGATTACGTTTTGATAATGGCATTAAATTTCCACATGCAGTAGCTAATAAATATTTATCATCTGATCTTCAGCTAAAATATTTTGATGATGGATATGTTAGGTGGGTATTATCTACTCTTATCGAGAGGGAAATTATAACAAATAAACATAATGATGAATATGTAAGGAGAAATTTTCGTCATGATATGATTTTCTTAATAGCAGCCCTAAACAAAATAAAAAAAGGAATTATACAAGGTTTGGGAGACATTGAGTTATTACAATTTTGTGATATTACTGGGCAACAATACAGAGAAAATAATAGAACTTGTACTGGAATTACATTCGATGAAAATCTAAGAAATACATTAGCTTTTCGTACAGGAACATTTGCTACTCATGAGCCATTTAAAGGTGGTGAATCACAAGAAGAAAGAGACAAAAAGATCTTAGAACTTCAGAAAAATATTGAGAAGCAAAACCAAATTCATCAGAAAGAAGATATGGTCATGCAAAGAGCTTTAGAATATTACAGAGAGTTAAGTGCAATTTTCACATAACAAATGCTTCCAGTTCGTTCCGGGGCTTCGCCCCTCTACCCGACGCCGCTGTCGGCGGCGCGGCTGAAGCAGGCGTTATGTGGCACAAATCAACAATTGAGTAAAACGAGAAAATATGAAAACTATTGGTCTGCTTGGAGGAATGAGTTGGGAATCTACCGTAAGCTATTACAAAGCAATAAATGAAGGTGTCAAAGAAGTACTTGGTGGCTTGCATTCAGCCAAAATCTGCCTCTATAGTGTTGACTTTGATGAAATAGAAAAGCTGCAACATTCCGGTTGCTGGGAAGAGACAGGAAAAATTCTTTCTCAAGCCGCGCAATCAGTTGAAGCGGGTGGGGCTGATTTTATTCTCATCTGTACAAATACAATGCACAAGGTCTCAGAGGAAGTTCAATCTTCTATTTCAGTACCACTTGTTCATATTGCAGACGCAACCGCAGAAAAACTTGTTACTGATGGAATAAAGCGGGTTGGTTTGCTTGGTACAAAGTTCACAATGGAGCAAGGATTTTACAAAAATCGGGTTTCAGAAAAATATGGTATAGAGGTTATTGTTCCAAACGATCAGGATCAAGATATTATTCATAAAGTAATTTACAATGAGCTGTGCCTTGGTGAAATAAATGATGAATCGAGAGAAAAGTATCTGGAAATCATCAGCAACTTATATTCGAAAGGTGCTGATGCGGTAATTCTAGGTTGTACAGAAATCGCATTGCTTGTTGAGCAGCAGCATACAAGTATCCCGCTATACGACACAACAAAAATTCATGCAGCACAAGCTGTGAAGTTGGCAATCAGTCAAAGCGCCACATAACAAGTGCGTGGTGTCGGCAGCAAGCTGCCTGGGACGCCGCCTGCGGCGGCGCCCCACACGCAGGCGTTAGGCGCTAAAGTGAATATCAACATCCATGCTCTTGTGTAGGAGTCTGATGATATTTATCTGATTTTTATCGTTCTGCTTGTAGAAAATAATGTGACTTCCCTGAGGGAATTTCCGATAGCCTTTTCTGATTTCGTCACATGACTTTCCAATGGAAGGGCGTTCAGCCAAAAAAAAGAAAGCTTGATCAAACTCCTTGAGATAAAGATTTCGTTTTTCTCTACCCCAGCGTTTCATAGTAAATTTTGCAATCTCTTTTAAATCAGCCTTAGCTTTCTGGGTTAGAATAAAAGGCTTCATTTGTTAGTTTCATCGTCAAGTTCATTAATGAAAGTGTCATAGTCATATTCAGCCATGCCGCTTTCTTCGCCTTCAATGAGCAGGTTACGCAGAGTATTAATTTTGGTTTCCTTGCTTTCCAAAAGTCGCAGAGCAGCACGAATAACTTCGCTAGCAGATCCGTAGCGGCCACTTTTAACCTGGTTGGAAATGAACCAATCAAAGTGTTCGCCTAAGGTAATGCTTGTATTTTTACCCATGTCAGTCACCTATTTTTTATCCTGTACCAATATATACCTGATTATGGTATAAATGGTTTATAAGTCAAGCTTTGAGTATGCGCCTAACAAGTGCGTGGTGTCGCCAGCAAGCTGGCTGGGACTGCCGCTTGCAGCGTCAGCCCCACACGCAGGCGTTATAACACTCAATCAAGTTATGGAGTAAACGGAGTTTTGAGATGAGTGATTACTGGAACGTAATGGTTCCTTAACTCACAGTTACCAATTTTCAGAAGTCTCTGGATTTCTATACCAAGATAATTGGATTCAAAGTTCGTAACAAAAGAGAGAATCCAGATTTTGCTTATCTGGAATTAGAGAAAGTTCAAATAATGATCGAACAGTTCCATGAGAGTGATTGGCATGTTGGGGAGCTTTCTCGTCCACTTGGTCGAGGTGTAAATTTCCAAATGGAGCTTTCAGATATTCAGCCAATTCTTGAGCGTCTACAAAATCTCCAAATACAACTATATCGTGACCTCAAGGAATCATGGTATGACGTTGGTTCATCGTTATCTGGCCAAAAAGAATTCTTAGTTCAAGACCCTGATGGCTATATGCTTCGATTTACACAGTATCTTGGTGAAAAGTCTAAAAAGTAAACGTCAGGTTCAGTGCAAACCGTGTTATAACAAGTAAATCCAGGTGACGCCTACGGCGCACCTGATTTATGCGTTAGGGGCTACATCAACATCAAGCCCATTTCAAACAATCGGAAGTGAGTATATAAAATGTCTGAAACTACACATGGAACAGGAAAATTCCTTTGTGGAAGCGTAAAGCTTTCATGTGAAGAAATGAGTTTGAATGTGGGTGCCTGTCATTGCAGCACATGTCAAAGCTGGGTTGGTGGTCCACTTCTCTCTGTAGATTGTGGTAGCAATGTAAAAATTGAAGGTAAAGAAAAGATTTCAATCTATAACTCTTCAGAATGGGCTGAAAGAGCTTTCTGCTCAAACTGTGGAAGTCATCTTTTTTACCGTTTAAAGCATAACTACCAGCATATTGTTCCTGTTGGCTTGTTTGGCAAAGAGTACAAGTTCAACTTCGATCATCAAATATTCATTGATGAAAAGCCAGAGTATTATTGTTTTTCCAACCAAACCAAAAATATGACTGGGGCAGAGTTGTTTGCACAATCTCCGTCATAGAATCAAGTAAACGCACCTAACAAAAAAATCCAGATGACGCCTTCGGAGCACCTGATTTAGTCGTTATGTACTCAGCTCAGAGTAAAAAATGAAACTATCATCAAATTTTAGAATGCTCGCACTGTATAATCAGCGAATGAATAAACAACTGTTGAGTGTTTGTGGGAGGCTCACAAAAGAGCAATTGCATAAAGAAACACATTCATTTTTTTCAAGCGTAATGAGTTATTGGAATCATATTCTTTTCGGTGATCTAATCATGTTAAGGCGATTGGCAGAAAATCGTCTTGTGGATATTGAAGAAGAAGTATTATCTTCATTGCCAGTTGCAAAATCTGTAAATGACACATTCGCTAACAGTCTCAAAGAGCTGATCCCACTCAGAGAACGAGTTGATGAGATCTATGTGCAATTTGCCAATTCTCTGGATGAGGATAAATGCTGTAAAACAGTAAGGTATACAACTACAGAAGGCAGCACGCTTGAAAAAAATGTAGGTGAGTTTTGCCAGCATATTTTCAACCATCAAACACATCACCGAGGGCAGTTGACCTGTGTGTTAAGTCAGTTTGGCTTAGACTTTGGTTGTACTGATCTGCCAATGATTGTCCCCGAAGGAAACCGTATATAACAAGTGCGTGGAATACGTTCTGCCCTTTCAGGGCTCCACCCGACGCGCCTTCGGCGCGCGGTTCACGCAAGCGTTATGTGCCAAATCAAATTAAGTTAATATGAATGAGACCCACTTTCTTAACATAGATCTAGATATCGAATCGTCGATTGATATATCTCCCATCATCGAGGAATGGGGGGAGCGTATTTGCGTGTTTCGTAATGAAGAGGTTGATGGTATTTATTATGGATCCTTTGAAACAACCTGTAGCGGGATCGATGAGATAATTGCTGAGTATGTTTCTTTAATTGATGGTTTGTCCAAATCATCAAGAGATATCTGGGACAAAGCACTAAGGAGAGATTTTGACTTTGGCTATGAAAGTGGGACTACAGCAAATAACTTTCATTCAAGAATAGAGTCAGATGCAATAAAAAAATTGGCTGGGGTCGGCGGTAGTGTTGTTGTTACTATTTATCCAGTGCCCAGCACATAACAAGTGCAGGCAACCGCCAATTTTGGCTGCCGCTGCTGCAGGCGTTAAGCACCCAACTAGAAATTCACTTATAAAAAGTATAAAATGTTTAAATTTTTATATCACGGAAATAAAATATGATAACTTCATTTAGTGTTGAAAACTTAAAGAAGTTTCAACACCTTGAATTAAAAGATTTAAAACGAATCAATATAATATCAGGCCAAAACAATACAGGTAAAACTTCTATATTAGAAGCTTTATTTATGTTTTATGACCGTAGTTCACCAGAGCTCACTCTCAAGCAATATGCTTGGAGAGGGGTAAATACAATTAATTTTCAGCCAAGCTCACTGTGGCAGCCCCTTTTTAATGATTTTAATTTAGAAAATAAGATTAAAATCAAGGTTAAAGATAATCAAGCTTCTGAAGAAGCTGTCTATGAGCATGTGAACAACTTCAATGCAACTATATCTAGAACAAACCAGCAGTTTGATCCAAGTCAGATATTTTCTTCAAATAATGCATTGACTGAATCCTTGAAAATAACTTATAAATCAGGGAAAAGAAATGCAGGTGAAGCAAATCTATTTATTCAAAGTGGTCAATTATCACTGAATGTTAAAAATCTTAATGAAACTCCAAAACAAGCTGTATTTGTTGGTTCTTCCTCAAAAGGAAATACATTAGAAGATGCAGAACGACTGGGTAGAATTGACATTGAGGTTGGCCTTGACGAAATTACCAATTATCTTAGAGTATTGGAACCAAAGTTAAAATCACTTTCAATAGTTCCCCATGCACAACAACCATTAATATATGGAGATATTGGGTTAAGCCGAAAAATCCCAATTTCATATATGGGAGAAGGCCCACTGTGTCAGGATAGTTGTCCCGGTTACTGATTAACCAATAATGTTAGACAGTGGGCGGTGGATGTTTAATATGCCTCGCTATTCAAAGGAACGTAAATCTGTTGTTTTACGGAAGCTTCTGTCACCACAAAATCAACAACGATGATAAACATGTTTATTGCTGTATATGAGCTCAACATAAAACCTGGTAAAGAAGAACAATTCAGACAACTCTGGTTAAAAACTACACAGGCTTTTTTTAAAGAGTTAGGTAGCTTGGTTTCAAGACTGCACAGCAGATGACCCATTAAAATTTGTTGCGTTTTCAATGGCCAAACATGGATTTATGGGCAAATAATAATGGCCTTGGAGAGCATGAATCGTAACTGCTCATATTTTATTGGCAAAAAAATAGCAGATAGCCACTTCGAGCTTTAGGTAAAAACCAGACTGGGTTTAAAAAAGTTATAAATGTCTAAGGATACAAGAAACTCCTCTGGTAGTAGGTGCCTCTTTGTTAAGGCTTTCCTTGATCAGCCAGAAAAGTTCGGTTATCTTTTCTACTCCTATCTGAAGCTCAAAGGAATGAGACGAATGAAACTGCTTAATCACAATTTTTTTGCTTTGTTGACTCTTATTTTCTCTTCTCTGATTTTCTCCAGCACTTCTGCTACTGAAAAATCCGTCCCTATGAGTGAGCATAAGTTTGAATTATTGGGGAATGCAGACTCTCACCCTGGATTAGGACTTCTGGCGAGTACCTAAGCGGCAGCGACATCAAGTGGAGGCTGGTCAAATTGGGCTGTAGGTCCAACTGTGTATACTAAAGGTAATTGGTATATTGGTTCAAATATATCCTCACCTACAGCATTGCCATCAAATGCGCTGATAACATACGTTTCATGGACTTGGGACTCATCGGAACGACCAGAGGGCTTGTTGGTCTACGTTTGTGTTGCAAAAGATACATGTCTTGATGTGAGTCGTTATCAGTCCTTTGGGACAACAGCTTTTAATGGCTTATCAGCGTCTACTCCATTCTTCTTTGCCTTTGCTGTTCCCGGTAGTGGATCAATTCATCCAACTCCACATGGGAAAACAAATACAGTTAATGTAAGCTGGGCAGCGAACTAAGGCAGAGAGTATAAGGCGGGCTTTTCTCACCTGCCTTCCTGTACATACCCAATCTTCAAGTGATAGCTTTCAGGTAAATTTTTATAAAAATCAGACAATTTTTCTATAATTTGTCCTACTGGTGTTCCTTTTGATTTTTCAGCTTCATAAAGTGCAATTCTCTGTTTACGGTAGGCACCTGCTTCCGACTCAAAACGACTTTTGTAGCCTTGATCAGTCACAGGCGTACCATCCAGATAATATGTATCCTTCAGCAAGCCGCTCTCTGGGAGCTTCACAAATAGGAGATCCTGCCCATACGCCAAGTTTTTTGCGGTTGTTTCTGCTAGTCCTGAGTCACTCATATACAGGTTTAGCATTCTGTCATTGAATGCTTGTTTGGTGCCTATCTGAGACAAATTCTTTGCTGTTTCACTGATCTGAACTTGAACTTCCTCTTTGCTTGTAGAGGTCTTAGGTACTGTAAGAGGGTTCTTTACTATACCGGCAGCGGCTGCATTGTACCGGTTAGTTAAGATTGAACCAATTTCCATGAAGGTATCCTCTAAATGTTCTGATGTTGTTTTTATCGTTCAGCATTTCTTTTGTTTTAGTAAGGTGTTTGATTTAATGGGTGCCCATCCGAAAGCAGCAGCTGCTCACAGGCCTTAGACATGGCTGCCCATCGGTTGAGTTGACTTGTTGCGAATCATGTCTGACAGTCGGGGAATCATTCTGCCCCCGGAAATTCGATCCTTCAGATATCTGGAGAATGACACGCCATGTAATCTGCACGTCTTTTTCAGACTGGCAAATGTATCCCGACACTTTCGACCGAGAGCGTTTCGAGTACCACCGCTGATCTTGCGCCGTTTTACATACTCCCTGATCTGCCGCTCACAAGAGGCAACCATGGATGCTTCAGTATCAGCAACAGTTCCTCCCGTGCCCTGTGAAGCTTGACCAGAACATGACGAAGATCAGAGTAGTCAACCTGCGTTGTCACCCAATAGTCAAAGTCTTGCTCAATCTGATTTTTTTTGGCTTCTGTCGGAGCCTGACAATAAGCCTCAACATCATCGTACAAATACCAGAATTGCTTTTCCATCCAGTCACGGGCTGCCCGCTCTTGTTTGTTGGCAGGAATCAGCTTTGCCAGGGGGCGGCTGGCGTGGAACCAACACAGAGAGTGCGGAAATGCGGTGTCGAACTGCCGGGCACCATCACTATGAATGACCATAGTTTCCGGAAAGCCGTTGTTCAACAAGCCTGCTTTAAGCACAGCTTCTGTTGCCTTGCGGCGTTGCTCTTTGGCGAACAGCTTGTGATCATTCAGAAAGGCTTCCCAGGCAGAGGCATCCAGGAAGTGGGTCTCACCATAAGCAGACAGGATATCAACCCACTTGCCGGTCATCTCCACCTGCTTCATGTAGTCAAGTGCAACGGAGTTGAGTACGTGAGATCGACGCTTCCCCTGAAGCAAAGTCAGGAAATTAATGCGACTCTTGCTGGCAGTTGAAGCGAACACGGTAAAGGTCTCATTGCCGATCACTGTACAATAGCCGTTTTTGCCATCATGCCTGGCTCCAGTGTCGTCTACGAGCAGCGCACGGGAGCAGGCAATACCTGTTTCGAGAATTTCTTCCCGTTCTTGGTGAAATGGCTCGTGTCCATGTATCAGCAAGTCATTGAGTTTTCCCTCGGAGATTGGACAACCATGGCTATGTAACCAATCGAGCAGCAAAGGCTGGGTGACACTGCAAGAGTGATAAAGATCAAGCACCATGGCGGTAAGGTTGTCTCCAAAGCGACCTTTAACATGAGCGGGCAAAGGAGCAATGACTGTTTGGCCTTCGGTTGTGGTCCAGACCTCGCGACGGTAGCGTTTTGTCGTGAACTCCAGGTTTACATCAACATGGGTAAAGTTTTGATAGCCCTTGCGTTTCCAACTATCTTGCACACCTTCTGCCGAGCAAATTTCGTCCCTGACGCTAGAGGGAGAAGGCTTGGCGGTTTGGCCACGCTCTTGCGAACGGGGCCGCTTACTCTTTGGTGGCGATGTGTTGTCAGAAGCTGAGGCTGGCTTGCCGTCTTGGTTGTTTTTACCATCTTTCGGGGCTTTTTTATTCGGGCGAATTTTGGGTTGCCCCTTGAGTTTTTTCAGGTGCCTGACTTCCTCACGCAGGGAGGTGTTTTCGATGGTCAGCTTGTTGACCTTGTTGAGCAGGTTGCCGACAAGGGTTTTGAGTTCGCTGACTTCAGTTTCAAGCGCTGAGGTTTTCGACGGAGCCATGGGGTGGGTTTATGCCTGATCAGAATGGTCAAAGTATTGATATCAGTGGGTTGACATGCCTACAAATTTTGAGCAGTTACGGCACTCCACATGCAGGCGTTACACGGCTAAATCAAGCAATAGACCCACATCATGTTGATGTAGAGATAAAACAACGATTACGTGAAGATAGGAGGAGCAAATGAAGATCTACGGGGATATTCAATCTGGAAACTGCTACAAAATTAAATTGTTAGCATCGTTACTGAATATCGAACACGATTGGATTCATTTAGACATTCTCAAAGACGAAACTCATACAATAGAATTTCTCGTTAAAAACCCAAATGCAAAAATTCCGGTTCTGGAATTAGATGATGGACGTTGTATATCTGAATCAAATGCAATTTTAAACTATTTGGCATCAGGAACAGAGTTTCTATCAAGTGATCCATTTGAATATTCGAAAATTCAACAGTGGCAGTTTTTTGAACAGTACAGCCATGAGCCATTCATTGCAGTAGCTAGATTTATCGCAAAATATCTCCATTTGCCCGATGATCGTAAAGCAGAGTATGAGTCAAAGCAAGAAGGTGGGCACAAAGCACTTCAAGTAATGGAGCAGCAACTGCGAAAAACACCTTACCTTACAGGAAATAAATTTACCACAGCCGATATTTCATTGTATGGTTATACTCATGTTGCCGATGAGGGCGGATTTGATTTAAATGAATATCCAGCAATTATGTTATGGATAGGCCGCATACAATCACAGCCAAAATACATAGGTATGGAGTAATCGCCGTGTAACGAATAAGGATAGATTGCGCTTAGCCGCAATATTATCCTGTTGTTGCACGAGCCTGGGTTGAATTCTGGTAAGGAAGGTCTTGGGACTCACCCGGTTCATGCTTCGAGGATGGCCTAAGGTCAATGCTCAGTAAAACGTCATCATTACCGGTCCTACTGG contains these protein-coding regions:
- a CDS encoding DinB family protein; this translates as MKLSSNFRMLALYNQRMNKQLLSVCGRLTKEQLHKETHSFFSSVMSYWNHILFGDLIMLRRLAENRLVDIEEEVLSSLPVAKSVNDTFANSLKELIPLRERVDEIYVQFANSLDEDKCCKTVRYTTTEGSTLEKNVGEFCQHIFNHQTHHRGQLTCVLSQFGLDFGCTDLPMIVPEGNRI
- a CDS encoding type II toxin-antitoxin system RelE/ParE family toxin, giving the protein MKPFILTQKAKADLKEIAKFTMKRWGREKRNLYLKEFDQAFFFLAERPSIGKSCDEIRKGYRKFPQGSHIIFYKQNDKNQINIIRLLHKSMDVDIHFSA
- a CDS encoding aspartate/glutamate racemase family protein gives rise to the protein MKTIGLLGGMSWESTVSYYKAINEGVKEVLGGLHSAKICLYSVDFDEIEKLQHSGCWEETGKILSQAAQSVEAGGADFILICTNTMHKVSEEVQSSISVPLVHIADATAEKLVTDGIKRVGLLGTKFTMEQGFYKNRVSEKYGIEVIVPNDQDQDIIHKVIYNELCLGEINDESREKYLEIISNLYSKGADAVILGCTEIALLVEQQHTSIPLYDTTKIHAAQAVKLAISQSAT
- a CDS encoding type II toxin-antitoxin system ParD family antitoxin — translated: MGKNTSITLGEHFDWFISNQVKSGRYGSASEVIRAALRLLESKETKINTLRNLLIEGEESGMAEYDYDTFINELDDETNK
- a CDS encoding DUF6500 family protein, whose translation is MRESLKEKIIEVFDKKIASKSENVGVSFYAFFANKNDNPELLMEAAEWWIMTHKLDHFEKAVKIKEIVQSI
- a CDS encoding AAA family ATPase, with protein sequence MITSFSVENLKKFQHLELKDLKRINIISGQNNTGKTSILEALFMFYDRSSPELTLKQYAWRGVNTINFQPSSLWQPLFNDFNLENKIKIKVKDNQASEEAVYEHVNNFNATISRTNQQFDPSQIFSSNNALTESLKITYKSGKRNAGEANLFIQSGQLSLNVKNLNETPKQAVFVGSSSKGNTLEDAERLGRIDIEVGLDEITNYLRVLEPKLKSLSIVPHAQQPLIYGDIGLSRKIPISYMGEGPLCQDSCPGY
- a CDS encoding GFA family protein, with protein sequence MSETTHGTGKFLCGSVKLSCEEMSLNVGACHCSTCQSWVGGPLLSVDCGSNVKIEGKEKISIYNSSEWAERAFCSNCGSHLFYRLKHNYQHIVPVGLFGKEYKFNFDHQIFIDEKPEYYCFSNQTKNMTGAELFAQSPS
- a CDS encoding glutathione S-transferase family protein — translated: MKIYGDIQSGNCYKIKLLASLLNIEHDWIHLDILKDETHTIEFLVKNPNAKIPVLELDDGRCISESNAILNYLASGTEFLSSDPFEYSKIQQWQFFEQYSHEPFIAVARFIAKYLHLPDDRKAEYESKQEGGHKALQVMEQQLRKTPYLTGNKFTTADISLYGYTHVADEGGFDLNEYPAIMLWIGRIQSQPKYIGME